In a genomic window of Ranitomeya imitator isolate aRanImi1 chromosome 5, aRanImi1.pri, whole genome shotgun sequence:
- the LOC138638956 gene encoding zinc finger protein 84-like: MSQIISNKPGALSKIISRIAIYDRPKVNVFCFFLGEDRTTDSHGPLPLSPYREAEDDKSTQSNLETLNIPVVLHSSHISTDTTSPENQSLIDKQRTGHNQDRTWRNYFNKKSNFSLNEKTHRNESLFACSECGKSFTKEINLVTHQKTHTGEKPISSLVHVNYIMPKGSPERHPRSHTDEKPFSCPQCGKCFCKQSRLTKHLRIHTGEKPFSCSECGKCFTQKSSLVDHLRIHTGEKPYSCSECGRCFNKKWDVVKHQRTHTGEKPYLCPECGKCFTQKSSLVKHLRIHTGEKPFSCPECGKGFSQKSTLLEHLQSHIGMITFSCSQCGKCFTQKSSLVEHLQFHKEEKSFSCSECGRCFRQKSSLVKHLKIHTGETPFSCSECGKCFMRKSNLLDHLRNHKGEKPFSCSECGKCFTHKSNLLKHQRSHSAEKPFSCLECGKCFTQKSNLGEHLKIHTGEKPFSCSECGKCFSQKSNLVEHLRIHTGEKPYSCSECGKCFTHKSGFIHHLRTHTQPFSCLECGKCFSQKSILVEHQKIHLPDKPFSCSECSKCFNKKSNLLGHLRSHTGEKPFSCSQCSKCFSQKSSLVKHLKVHLW, encoded by the exons ATGTCACAGATTATCAGCAATAAGCCAGGCGCATTATCGAAAATCATTTCCAGGATTGCGATATATGACAGGCCAAAAG taaatgtgttttgtttttttttaggtgaaGACCGTACAACAGACTCCCATGGTCCTCTCCCTTTATCTCCATATCGTGAAGCAGAAGATGACAAATCCACACAAAGTAATTTAGAAACTCTAAATATACCAGTAGTCCTTCACAGCAGCCACATATCCACTGATACTACTAGTCCCGAAAATCAATCACTGATTGACAAACAAAGAACTGGACATAACCAGGACCGAACATGGAGGAATTATTTTAACAAGAAATCTAATTTTTCTTTAAATGAGAAAACTCACAGAAATGAAAGCTTAtttgcatgttcagaatgtgggaaatcttttaccaAAGAAATCAATTTAGTTACGcatcaaaaaactcacacaggAGAAAAACCAATTTCATCTTTGGTGCATGTAAATTACATTATGCCTAAAGGTTCTCCTGAGAGACATCCAAGAAGCCACACCgatgagaagccattttcatgccctcaatgtgggaaatgtttttgcaAGCAATCGAGACTAACAAAACATcttagaattcacacaggggagaagccattttcatgttcagaatgtgggaaatgttttactcaaaAATCAAGTCTTGTGGACCAtctaagaattcacacaggggagaagccatattcatgctcggaatgtgggagatgttttaacAAAAAATGGGATGttgttaaacaccagagaactcacacaggagagaagccttattTATgtcctgaatgtgggaaatgttttactcagaaaTCAAGTCTTGTGAAACATttaagaattcacacaggagaaaagccattttcatgtccggAGTGTGGGAAGGGTTTTAGTCAGAAATCAACTCTTTTGGAACATCTTCAAAGTCACATAGGGATGATAACATTTTCATGTTCTCAATGTGGCAAATGTTTCACTCAGAAATCAAGTCTTGTAGAGCATCTACAATTTCACAAAGAAGAAaaatcattttcatgttcagaatgtgggagatgttttaGGCAGAAATCAAGTCTTGTGAAACATttaaaaattcacacaggggagacgccattttcatgttcagaatgtgggaaatgctttatgaGAAAATCAAACCTTCTTGATCACCTAAGAAATCAcaaaggggaaaagccattttcatgttcagaatgtgggaaatgttttacccataaATCAAATCTTTTGAAGCATCAAAGAAGTCACTCCgcagagaagccattttcttgtcttgaatgtgggaaatgttttactcagaaaTCAAATCTTGGTGAACACCTAAaaatccacacaggagagaagccgttttcttgctcagaatgtgggaaatgttttagccagaaatcaaatCTTGTGGAACAtctaagaattcacacaggagagaagccatactcatgttcagaatgtgggaaatgtttcacccATAAATCAGGTTTTATTCATCATTTGAGAACTCACACGCAGCCATTTTCATGccttgaatgtgggaaatgttttagtcagAAATCGATTCTTGTGGAACATCAAAAAATTCACTTACCggataagccattttcatgttcagaatgtagcaaatgttttaacaagaaatcaaatCTTCTGGGACATctaagaagtcacacaggagagaaacctttttcatgttcacaatgtagcaaatgttttagccagaaatcaagTCTTGTGAAGCATCTAAAAGTTCACTTATGGTAG